Proteins co-encoded in one Capsicum annuum cultivar UCD-10X-F1 chromosome 9, UCD10Xv1.1, whole genome shotgun sequence genomic window:
- the LOC107854756 gene encoding kinesin-like protein KIN-14Q isoform X1, translating into MLMSGMIHFLLLMLLLLPNNNYQLAPTITVRYLISDPFLSSRDLGNTLMEEDSDCSSPIKSQGCNAESFKDPIAGSVINGRDILGFSLTSPDLVICTGSPDIPARSYGNSPELLKGCSISLENGIKGSEEAQAVSNLSIDYQGLKDEDLCLPDHFELPSPPGVEENSSDHSVPIVSVNVGSTDCISSESGIQFSEDKYFCGGNVLSTETRIEESVSPSVYQTARVGNSSYHFNYIGAGFYLIDLHFAEVVLTDGSHGLRVFDVFIQEHKVISSLDIFARVGANTPLLISDLEARVDGEEGIFIRFEGVIGMPIVCGISIRKHSSRCTGELELLEFSENLLQRNSLEVNGDIEADGELQLTNVSQEKELKEVTRQVEELKRENELKCKECAEARKALNELQNELMRKSMHVGSLAFAIEGQVKEKSRWFSSLRDLTRNLKILKMDQIKVSEEALSYKRQFLADFADMSSTIQNKLKQQVELHEDLKIKFIKGAKEQKELYNKVLDLKGNIRVFCRCRPLNAEETAAGASMAIDFEAAKDGELTVKSNGMFKKAFKFDAVFSPQADQAEVFEDAAPLATSVLDGYSVCIFAYGQTGTGKTFTMEGTEESRGVNYRTLEELFRIIEERKNAVHFEISVSVLEVYNEQIRDLLVSGSQQCMKRLEIKQDGEGMHHVPGLVEAHVNNMNEVWEALRTGSNARAIGSTNANEHSSRSHCIHCVMVKGENLLNGECTRSKLWLVDLAGSERIAKTEVQGERLKETQNINRSLSALGDVISSLATKSAHIPFRNSKLTHLLQDSLGGDSKTLMFVQISPNTNDLSETLCSLNFASRVRGIELGPAKKQVDSMELLKYKQMVEKGKQDMKNKDFQMKKMEDTVHGLDIKLKEKDMKNKSLQDKIKELESQLLVERKLARQHIDSKIAEQFQQQHMRQQNEEEDAAPMRPPLASKLFAPKIYDENKYPLNITRPLTENNSHKLPVASATVDCPVKHNDLTEKENKENNPDIDEQPIVPKRMGRASMCTIAQRILPTPAPRRNSLIPMRTVSAVPKLPPPLFPLRPIQSEEVEEDGDDAGSKCLPEPTAQDSPKELKTASKKLSCVLRRSLQKKMQFKSPMQQNVRRVGVNVAMEKVRISIGSRGRMAQRVLGSARRVPKENQQKQRWNIGTANKAVL; encoded by the exons ATGTTGATGAGTGGCATGATCCACTTCTTATTACTgatgcttcttcttcttcccaacaACAACTATCAATTAGCTCCTACAATTACTGTAAGATATTTGATTTCGG ACCCCTTTTTGTCGTCGCGTGATTTAGGAAATACATTGATGGAAGAAGATTCTGATTGTTCTAGCCCAATCAAGAGTCAAG GGTGCAATGCTGAAAGTTTCAAGGACCCAATTGCAGGAAGTGTGATTAATG GCAGAGACATATTGGGGTTTTCATTAACATCTCCTGATTTGGTGATCTGTACTGGATCACCAGATATTCCTGCACGAAGCTATGGAAATTCACCCGAACTTTTGAAGGGTTGCTCCATTTCTCTAGAAAATGGAATTAAGGGTTCTGAAGAGGCCCAAGCTGTTTCAAACTTGTCAATAGATTATCAGGGATTGAAGGACGAAGATTTGTGTCTGCCAGATCATTTTGAGCTTCCTTCTCCACCAGGGGTTGAAGAGAATTCATCAGATCATTCAGTACCTATAGTTAGCGTTAATGTGGGATCGACAGATTGCATCAGTTCTGAAAGTGGCATTCAATTTTCGGAGGATAAATATTTCTGTGGAGGCAATGTTCTGAGTACTGAGACTAGAATTGAGGAGAGTGTATCTCCTAGTGTTTACCAAACTGCACGCGTTGGAAATTCTTCGTACCACTTTAACTATATAGGTGCTGGATTTTATCTAATTGATCTGCATTTTGCGGAGGTAGTTTTAACTGATGGTTCTCATGGATTGAGAGTCTTTGATGTTTTTATTCAAGAGCACAAG GTTATTTCGTCATTAGACATCTTTGCCCGTGTGGGAGCAAATACACCCCTGCTAATATCTGACCTTGAAGCTCGTGTTGATGGTGAAGAAGGAATTTTCATAAGATTTGAAGGGGTAATAGGAATGCCAATTGTTTGTGGCATTTCTATTAGGAAACATTCTTCAAGAT GTACCGGAGAGCTTGAATTACTTGAATTTTCTGAAAATTTACTGCAAAGAAACTCACTAGAG GTAAATGGTGATATTGAGGCAGACGGAGAGCTTCAATTAACAAATGTATCTCAGGAAAAGGAACTGAAAGAAGTAACGAGGCAGGTGGAGGAACTTAAAAGAGAGAATGAACTAAAATGCAAAGAATGTGCTGAAGCTCGGAAGGCCTTAAATGAGCTTCAGAATGAGCTCATGCGCAAGTCAATGCACGTTGGATCACTTG CTTTTGCAATTGAGGGCCAAGTGAAAGAAAAGAGCAGGTGGTTTTCATCCTTGAGAGACCTGACAAGGAATTTGAAG ATTCTGAAAATGGATCAGATTAAAGTTTCTGAAGAAGCTTTATCATATAAGCGGCAATTCCTAGCAGATTTTGCAGATATGAGCTCAACCATTCAGAACAAAT TAAAGCAACAAGTTGAATTGCATGAAGATCTCAAGATCAAGTTTATCAAGGGTGCTAAGGAACAGAAGGAACTTTATAACAAGGTTTTGGATTTAAAAG GAAACATTAGGGTCTTTTGCCGATGTAGGCCTTTGAACGCCGAAGAGACAGCTGCAGGAGCTTCAATGGCAATTGACTTTGAAGCTGCAAAGGATGGGGAACTCACTGTGAAGTCCAACGGCATGTTTAAAAAGGCCTTCAAATTTGATGCCGTTTTTAGCCCCCAAGCTGACCAAG CTGAAGTTTTTGAGGACGCTGCTCCCCTGGCGACCTCAGTTCTAGATGGGTACAGTGTCTGCATATTTGCCTATGGCCAGACAGGTACCGGCAAGACATTTACAATGGAAGGCACAGAAGAATCTCGTGGGGTCAATTACCGGACTCTGGAGGAGCTATTCCGCATTATTGAGGAGCGAAAGAATGCAGTTCATTTTGAAATATCAGTAAGCGTATTGGAAGTATACAATGAGCAGATTCGAGATTTGCTAGTTTCAGGATCTCAACAATGCATGAAAAG ACTTGAAATCAAGCAAGATGGAGAAGGAATGCATCATGTTCCTGGACTAGTTGAGGCCCATGTGAATAATATGAATGAGGTTTGGGAAGCCTTACGAACTGGTAGCAATGCAAGGGCAATCGGATCAACCAATGCAAATGAGCACAGCAGCAGATCACATTG CATACATTGTGTAATGGTAAAGGGGGAGAATTTACTAAATGGGGAATGTACAAGAAGCAAATTGTGGCTAGTTGATTTAGCAGGAAGTGAGAGGATAGCAAAGACAGAAGTACAGGGTGAAAGGCTAAAAGAAACCCAAAATATAAACAGATCTCTTTCTGCCCTTGGAGATGTGATATCTTCACTTGCAACAAAAAGCGCACATATTCCATTCCG GAACTCGAAACTTACTCATTTGCTACAAGACTCTCTAG GAGGAGATTCAAAGACGCTGATGTTTGTACAGATCAGTCCAAATACGAATGACTTGAGTGAGACTCTTTGCTCATTAAATTTTGCTAGTCGAGTTCGAGGTATAGAGTTAGGTCCAGCAAAGAAGCAAGTGGATAGTATGGAGCTTCTGAAATACAAACAGATG GTTGAAAAGGGCAAACAAGATATGAAGAACAAAGATTTTCAGATGAAAAAGATGGAGGATACAGTTCATGGTTTGGATATTAAATTGAAAGAGAAGGATATGAAAAACAAAAGCCTCCAGGACAAG ATTAAAGAACTAGAATCACAACttcttgttgagagaaaacttgctCGACAACACATTGACTCTAAAATTGCTGAACAGTTTCAGCAACAGCATATGAGACAACAGAACGAGGAGGAAGATGCTGCACCTATGAGGCCACCACTTGCCAGCAAACTTTTTGCTCCAAAAATTTATGAtgaaaataagtatccacttaATATTACTCGACCACTTACTGAGAACAATTCCCACAAACTCCCGGTGGCTTCTGCTACTGTGGATTGTCCTGTGAAGCACAATGACCTGACAGAAAAAGAAAACAAGGAAAACAATCCGGATATTGATGAACAACCAATTGTTCCAAAGAGGATGGGTAGAGCTTCTATGTGCACTATTGCACAGAGGATTCTGCCTACACCTGCTCCACGCCGTAACTCTCTAATCCCTATGCGCACTGTATCAGCTGTACCCAAGTTGCCGCCTCCACTTTTTCCGTTGAGGCCAATTCAATCAGAGGAGGTAGAGGAGGATGGTGATGATGCTGGTTCAAAATGCTTACCTGAACCAACAGCACAGGATAGTCCGAAAGAGCTTAAGACAGCAAGTAAGAAGCTCAGCTGTGTCTTGAGAAGGAGTCTTCAGAAGAAAATGCAGTTCAAGTCCCCTATGCAGCAGAACGTCAGAAGAGTTGGCGTCAACGTAGCAATGGAGAAAGTTAGGATCTCCATAGGTAGCAGGGGAAGGATGGCTCAAAGAGTCCTTGGTAGTGCTAGAAGAGTTCCAAAAGAGAATCAGCAGAAGCAAAGATGGAATATTGGAACAGCCAACAAAGCTGTTCTATGA
- the LOC107854756 gene encoding kinesin-like protein KIN-14Q isoform X4: protein MLMSGMIHFLLLMLLLLPNNNYQLAPTITVRYLISDPFLSSRDLGNTLMEEDSDCSSPIKSQGCNAESFKDPIAGSVINGRDILGFSLTSPDLVICTGSPDIPARSYGNSPELLKGCSISLENGIKGSEEAQAVSNLSIDYQGLKDEDLCLPDHFELPSPPGVEENSSDHSVPIVSVNVGSTDCISSESGIQFSEDKYFCGGNVLSTETRIEESVSPSVYQTARVGNSSYHFNYIGAGFYLIDLHFAEVVLTDGSHGLRVFDVFIQEHKVISSLDIFARVGANTPLLISDLEARVDGEEGIFIRFEGVIGMPIVCGISIRKHSSRCTGELELLEFSENLLQRNSLEVNGDIEADGELQLTNVSQEKELKEVTRQVEELKRENELKCKECAEARKALNELQNELMRKSMHVGSLAFAIEGQVKEKSRWFSSLRDLTRNLKILKMDQIKVSEEALSYKRQFLADFADMSSTIQNKLKQQVELHEDLKIKFIKGAKEQKELYNKVLDLKGNIRVFCRCRPLNAEETAAGASMAIDFEAAKDGELTVKSNGMFKKAFKFDAVFSPQADQVLDGYSVCIFAYGQTGTGKTFTMEGTEESRGVNYRTLEELFRIIEERKNAVHFEISVSVLEVYNEQIRDLLVSGSQQCMKRLEIKQDGEGMHHVPGLVEAHVNNMNEVWEALRTGSNARAIGSTNANEHSSRSHCIHCVMVKGENLLNGECTRSKLWLVDLAGSERIAKTEVQGERLKETQNINRSLSALGDVISSLATKSAHIPFRNSKLTHLLQDSLGGDSKTLMFVQISPNTNDLSETLCSLNFASRVRGIELGPAKKQVDSMELLKYKQMVEKGKQDMKNKDFQMKKMEDTVHGLDIKLKEKDMKNKSLQDKIKELESQLLVERKLARQHIDSKIAEQFQQQHMRQQNEEEDAAPMRPPLASKLFAPKIYDENKYPLNITRPLTENNSHKLPVASATVDCPVKHNDLTEKENKENNPDIDEQPIVPKRMGRASMCTIAQRILPTPAPRRNSLIPMRTVSAVPKLPPPLFPLRPIQSEEVEEDGDDAGSKCLPEPTAQDSPKELKTASKKLSCVLRRSLQKKMQFKSPMQQNVRRVGVNVAMEKVRISIGSRGRMAQRVLGSARRVPKENQQKQRWNIGTANKAVL from the exons ATGTTGATGAGTGGCATGATCCACTTCTTATTACTgatgcttcttcttcttcccaacaACAACTATCAATTAGCTCCTACAATTACTGTAAGATATTTGATTTCGG ACCCCTTTTTGTCGTCGCGTGATTTAGGAAATACATTGATGGAAGAAGATTCTGATTGTTCTAGCCCAATCAAGAGTCAAG GGTGCAATGCTGAAAGTTTCAAGGACCCAATTGCAGGAAGTGTGATTAATG GCAGAGACATATTGGGGTTTTCATTAACATCTCCTGATTTGGTGATCTGTACTGGATCACCAGATATTCCTGCACGAAGCTATGGAAATTCACCCGAACTTTTGAAGGGTTGCTCCATTTCTCTAGAAAATGGAATTAAGGGTTCTGAAGAGGCCCAAGCTGTTTCAAACTTGTCAATAGATTATCAGGGATTGAAGGACGAAGATTTGTGTCTGCCAGATCATTTTGAGCTTCCTTCTCCACCAGGGGTTGAAGAGAATTCATCAGATCATTCAGTACCTATAGTTAGCGTTAATGTGGGATCGACAGATTGCATCAGTTCTGAAAGTGGCATTCAATTTTCGGAGGATAAATATTTCTGTGGAGGCAATGTTCTGAGTACTGAGACTAGAATTGAGGAGAGTGTATCTCCTAGTGTTTACCAAACTGCACGCGTTGGAAATTCTTCGTACCACTTTAACTATATAGGTGCTGGATTTTATCTAATTGATCTGCATTTTGCGGAGGTAGTTTTAACTGATGGTTCTCATGGATTGAGAGTCTTTGATGTTTTTATTCAAGAGCACAAG GTTATTTCGTCATTAGACATCTTTGCCCGTGTGGGAGCAAATACACCCCTGCTAATATCTGACCTTGAAGCTCGTGTTGATGGTGAAGAAGGAATTTTCATAAGATTTGAAGGGGTAATAGGAATGCCAATTGTTTGTGGCATTTCTATTAGGAAACATTCTTCAAGAT GTACCGGAGAGCTTGAATTACTTGAATTTTCTGAAAATTTACTGCAAAGAAACTCACTAGAG GTAAATGGTGATATTGAGGCAGACGGAGAGCTTCAATTAACAAATGTATCTCAGGAAAAGGAACTGAAAGAAGTAACGAGGCAGGTGGAGGAACTTAAAAGAGAGAATGAACTAAAATGCAAAGAATGTGCTGAAGCTCGGAAGGCCTTAAATGAGCTTCAGAATGAGCTCATGCGCAAGTCAATGCACGTTGGATCACTTG CTTTTGCAATTGAGGGCCAAGTGAAAGAAAAGAGCAGGTGGTTTTCATCCTTGAGAGACCTGACAAGGAATTTGAAG ATTCTGAAAATGGATCAGATTAAAGTTTCTGAAGAAGCTTTATCATATAAGCGGCAATTCCTAGCAGATTTTGCAGATATGAGCTCAACCATTCAGAACAAAT TAAAGCAACAAGTTGAATTGCATGAAGATCTCAAGATCAAGTTTATCAAGGGTGCTAAGGAACAGAAGGAACTTTATAACAAGGTTTTGGATTTAAAAG GAAACATTAGGGTCTTTTGCCGATGTAGGCCTTTGAACGCCGAAGAGACAGCTGCAGGAGCTTCAATGGCAATTGACTTTGAAGCTGCAAAGGATGGGGAACTCACTGTGAAGTCCAACGGCATGTTTAAAAAGGCCTTCAAATTTGATGCCGTTTTTAGCCCCCAAGCTGACCAAG TTCTAGATGGGTACAGTGTCTGCATATTTGCCTATGGCCAGACAGGTACCGGCAAGACATTTACAATGGAAGGCACAGAAGAATCTCGTGGGGTCAATTACCGGACTCTGGAGGAGCTATTCCGCATTATTGAGGAGCGAAAGAATGCAGTTCATTTTGAAATATCAGTAAGCGTATTGGAAGTATACAATGAGCAGATTCGAGATTTGCTAGTTTCAGGATCTCAACAATGCATGAAAAG ACTTGAAATCAAGCAAGATGGAGAAGGAATGCATCATGTTCCTGGACTAGTTGAGGCCCATGTGAATAATATGAATGAGGTTTGGGAAGCCTTACGAACTGGTAGCAATGCAAGGGCAATCGGATCAACCAATGCAAATGAGCACAGCAGCAGATCACATTG CATACATTGTGTAATGGTAAAGGGGGAGAATTTACTAAATGGGGAATGTACAAGAAGCAAATTGTGGCTAGTTGATTTAGCAGGAAGTGAGAGGATAGCAAAGACAGAAGTACAGGGTGAAAGGCTAAAAGAAACCCAAAATATAAACAGATCTCTTTCTGCCCTTGGAGATGTGATATCTTCACTTGCAACAAAAAGCGCACATATTCCATTCCG GAACTCGAAACTTACTCATTTGCTACAAGACTCTCTAG GAGGAGATTCAAAGACGCTGATGTTTGTACAGATCAGTCCAAATACGAATGACTTGAGTGAGACTCTTTGCTCATTAAATTTTGCTAGTCGAGTTCGAGGTATAGAGTTAGGTCCAGCAAAGAAGCAAGTGGATAGTATGGAGCTTCTGAAATACAAACAGATG GTTGAAAAGGGCAAACAAGATATGAAGAACAAAGATTTTCAGATGAAAAAGATGGAGGATACAGTTCATGGTTTGGATATTAAATTGAAAGAGAAGGATATGAAAAACAAAAGCCTCCAGGACAAG ATTAAAGAACTAGAATCACAACttcttgttgagagaaaacttgctCGACAACACATTGACTCTAAAATTGCTGAACAGTTTCAGCAACAGCATATGAGACAACAGAACGAGGAGGAAGATGCTGCACCTATGAGGCCACCACTTGCCAGCAAACTTTTTGCTCCAAAAATTTATGAtgaaaataagtatccacttaATATTACTCGACCACTTACTGAGAACAATTCCCACAAACTCCCGGTGGCTTCTGCTACTGTGGATTGTCCTGTGAAGCACAATGACCTGACAGAAAAAGAAAACAAGGAAAACAATCCGGATATTGATGAACAACCAATTGTTCCAAAGAGGATGGGTAGAGCTTCTATGTGCACTATTGCACAGAGGATTCTGCCTACACCTGCTCCACGCCGTAACTCTCTAATCCCTATGCGCACTGTATCAGCTGTACCCAAGTTGCCGCCTCCACTTTTTCCGTTGAGGCCAATTCAATCAGAGGAGGTAGAGGAGGATGGTGATGATGCTGGTTCAAAATGCTTACCTGAACCAACAGCACAGGATAGTCCGAAAGAGCTTAAGACAGCAAGTAAGAAGCTCAGCTGTGTCTTGAGAAGGAGTCTTCAGAAGAAAATGCAGTTCAAGTCCCCTATGCAGCAGAACGTCAGAAGAGTTGGCGTCAACGTAGCAATGGAGAAAGTTAGGATCTCCATAGGTAGCAGGGGAAGGATGGCTCAAAGAGTCCTTGGTAGTGCTAGAAGAGTTCCAAAAGAGAATCAGCAGAAGCAAAGATGGAATATTGGAACAGCCAACAAAGCTGTTCTATGA
- the LOC107854756 gene encoding kinesin-like protein KIN-14Q isoform X2, protein MDVDEWHDPLLITDASSSSQQQLSISSYNYYPFLSSRDLGNTLMEEDSDCSSPIKSQGCNAESFKDPIAGSVINGRDILGFSLTSPDLVICTGSPDIPARSYGNSPELLKGCSISLENGIKGSEEAQAVSNLSIDYQGLKDEDLCLPDHFELPSPPGVEENSSDHSVPIVSVNVGSTDCISSESGIQFSEDKYFCGGNVLSTETRIEESVSPSVYQTARVGNSSYHFNYIGAGFYLIDLHFAEVVLTDGSHGLRVFDVFIQEHKVISSLDIFARVGANTPLLISDLEARVDGEEGIFIRFEGVIGMPIVCGISIRKHSSRCTGELELLEFSENLLQRNSLEVNGDIEADGELQLTNVSQEKELKEVTRQVEELKRENELKCKECAEARKALNELQNELMRKSMHVGSLAFAIEGQVKEKSRWFSSLRDLTRNLKILKMDQIKVSEEALSYKRQFLADFADMSSTIQNKLKQQVELHEDLKIKFIKGAKEQKELYNKVLDLKGNIRVFCRCRPLNAEETAAGASMAIDFEAAKDGELTVKSNGMFKKAFKFDAVFSPQADQAEVFEDAAPLATSVLDGYSVCIFAYGQTGTGKTFTMEGTEESRGVNYRTLEELFRIIEERKNAVHFEISVSVLEVYNEQIRDLLVSGSQQCMKRLEIKQDGEGMHHVPGLVEAHVNNMNEVWEALRTGSNARAIGSTNANEHSSRSHCIHCVMVKGENLLNGECTRSKLWLVDLAGSERIAKTEVQGERLKETQNINRSLSALGDVISSLATKSAHIPFRNSKLTHLLQDSLGGDSKTLMFVQISPNTNDLSETLCSLNFASRVRGIELGPAKKQVDSMELLKYKQMVEKGKQDMKNKDFQMKKMEDTVHGLDIKLKEKDMKNKSLQDKIKELESQLLVERKLARQHIDSKIAEQFQQQHMRQQNEEEDAAPMRPPLASKLFAPKIYDENKYPLNITRPLTENNSHKLPVASATVDCPVKHNDLTEKENKENNPDIDEQPIVPKRMGRASMCTIAQRILPTPAPRRNSLIPMRTVSAVPKLPPPLFPLRPIQSEEVEEDGDDAGSKCLPEPTAQDSPKELKTASKKLSCVLRRSLQKKMQFKSPMQQNVRRVGVNVAMEKVRISIGSRGRMAQRVLGSARRVPKENQQKQRWNIGTANKAVL, encoded by the exons ATGGATGTTGATGAGTGGCATGATCCACTTCTTATTACTgatgcttcttcttcttcccaacaACAACTATCAATTAGCTCCTACAATTACT ACCCCTTTTTGTCGTCGCGTGATTTAGGAAATACATTGATGGAAGAAGATTCTGATTGTTCTAGCCCAATCAAGAGTCAAG GGTGCAATGCTGAAAGTTTCAAGGACCCAATTGCAGGAAGTGTGATTAATG GCAGAGACATATTGGGGTTTTCATTAACATCTCCTGATTTGGTGATCTGTACTGGATCACCAGATATTCCTGCACGAAGCTATGGAAATTCACCCGAACTTTTGAAGGGTTGCTCCATTTCTCTAGAAAATGGAATTAAGGGTTCTGAAGAGGCCCAAGCTGTTTCAAACTTGTCAATAGATTATCAGGGATTGAAGGACGAAGATTTGTGTCTGCCAGATCATTTTGAGCTTCCTTCTCCACCAGGGGTTGAAGAGAATTCATCAGATCATTCAGTACCTATAGTTAGCGTTAATGTGGGATCGACAGATTGCATCAGTTCTGAAAGTGGCATTCAATTTTCGGAGGATAAATATTTCTGTGGAGGCAATGTTCTGAGTACTGAGACTAGAATTGAGGAGAGTGTATCTCCTAGTGTTTACCAAACTGCACGCGTTGGAAATTCTTCGTACCACTTTAACTATATAGGTGCTGGATTTTATCTAATTGATCTGCATTTTGCGGAGGTAGTTTTAACTGATGGTTCTCATGGATTGAGAGTCTTTGATGTTTTTATTCAAGAGCACAAG GTTATTTCGTCATTAGACATCTTTGCCCGTGTGGGAGCAAATACACCCCTGCTAATATCTGACCTTGAAGCTCGTGTTGATGGTGAAGAAGGAATTTTCATAAGATTTGAAGGGGTAATAGGAATGCCAATTGTTTGTGGCATTTCTATTAGGAAACATTCTTCAAGAT GTACCGGAGAGCTTGAATTACTTGAATTTTCTGAAAATTTACTGCAAAGAAACTCACTAGAG GTAAATGGTGATATTGAGGCAGACGGAGAGCTTCAATTAACAAATGTATCTCAGGAAAAGGAACTGAAAGAAGTAACGAGGCAGGTGGAGGAACTTAAAAGAGAGAATGAACTAAAATGCAAAGAATGTGCTGAAGCTCGGAAGGCCTTAAATGAGCTTCAGAATGAGCTCATGCGCAAGTCAATGCACGTTGGATCACTTG CTTTTGCAATTGAGGGCCAAGTGAAAGAAAAGAGCAGGTGGTTTTCATCCTTGAGAGACCTGACAAGGAATTTGAAG ATTCTGAAAATGGATCAGATTAAAGTTTCTGAAGAAGCTTTATCATATAAGCGGCAATTCCTAGCAGATTTTGCAGATATGAGCTCAACCATTCAGAACAAAT TAAAGCAACAAGTTGAATTGCATGAAGATCTCAAGATCAAGTTTATCAAGGGTGCTAAGGAACAGAAGGAACTTTATAACAAGGTTTTGGATTTAAAAG GAAACATTAGGGTCTTTTGCCGATGTAGGCCTTTGAACGCCGAAGAGACAGCTGCAGGAGCTTCAATGGCAATTGACTTTGAAGCTGCAAAGGATGGGGAACTCACTGTGAAGTCCAACGGCATGTTTAAAAAGGCCTTCAAATTTGATGCCGTTTTTAGCCCCCAAGCTGACCAAG CTGAAGTTTTTGAGGACGCTGCTCCCCTGGCGACCTCAGTTCTAGATGGGTACAGTGTCTGCATATTTGCCTATGGCCAGACAGGTACCGGCAAGACATTTACAATGGAAGGCACAGAAGAATCTCGTGGGGTCAATTACCGGACTCTGGAGGAGCTATTCCGCATTATTGAGGAGCGAAAGAATGCAGTTCATTTTGAAATATCAGTAAGCGTATTGGAAGTATACAATGAGCAGATTCGAGATTTGCTAGTTTCAGGATCTCAACAATGCATGAAAAG ACTTGAAATCAAGCAAGATGGAGAAGGAATGCATCATGTTCCTGGACTAGTTGAGGCCCATGTGAATAATATGAATGAGGTTTGGGAAGCCTTACGAACTGGTAGCAATGCAAGGGCAATCGGATCAACCAATGCAAATGAGCACAGCAGCAGATCACATTG CATACATTGTGTAATGGTAAAGGGGGAGAATTTACTAAATGGGGAATGTACAAGAAGCAAATTGTGGCTAGTTGATTTAGCAGGAAGTGAGAGGATAGCAAAGACAGAAGTACAGGGTGAAAGGCTAAAAGAAACCCAAAATATAAACAGATCTCTTTCTGCCCTTGGAGATGTGATATCTTCACTTGCAACAAAAAGCGCACATATTCCATTCCG GAACTCGAAACTTACTCATTTGCTACAAGACTCTCTAG GAGGAGATTCAAAGACGCTGATGTTTGTACAGATCAGTCCAAATACGAATGACTTGAGTGAGACTCTTTGCTCATTAAATTTTGCTAGTCGAGTTCGAGGTATAGAGTTAGGTCCAGCAAAGAAGCAAGTGGATAGTATGGAGCTTCTGAAATACAAACAGATG GTTGAAAAGGGCAAACAAGATATGAAGAACAAAGATTTTCAGATGAAAAAGATGGAGGATACAGTTCATGGTTTGGATATTAAATTGAAAGAGAAGGATATGAAAAACAAAAGCCTCCAGGACAAG ATTAAAGAACTAGAATCACAACttcttgttgagagaaaacttgctCGACAACACATTGACTCTAAAATTGCTGAACAGTTTCAGCAACAGCATATGAGACAACAGAACGAGGAGGAAGATGCTGCACCTATGAGGCCACCACTTGCCAGCAAACTTTTTGCTCCAAAAATTTATGAtgaaaataagtatccacttaATATTACTCGACCACTTACTGAGAACAATTCCCACAAACTCCCGGTGGCTTCTGCTACTGTGGATTGTCCTGTGAAGCACAATGACCTGACAGAAAAAGAAAACAAGGAAAACAATCCGGATATTGATGAACAACCAATTGTTCCAAAGAGGATGGGTAGAGCTTCTATGTGCACTATTGCACAGAGGATTCTGCCTACACCTGCTCCACGCCGTAACTCTCTAATCCCTATGCGCACTGTATCAGCTGTACCCAAGTTGCCGCCTCCACTTTTTCCGTTGAGGCCAATTCAATCAGAGGAGGTAGAGGAGGATGGTGATGATGCTGGTTCAAAATGCTTACCTGAACCAACAGCACAGGATAGTCCGAAAGAGCTTAAGACAGCAAGTAAGAAGCTCAGCTGTGTCTTGAGAAGGAGTCTTCAGAAGAAAATGCAGTTCAAGTCCCCTATGCAGCAGAACGTCAGAAGAGTTGGCGTCAACGTAGCAATGGAGAAAGTTAGGATCTCCATAGGTAGCAGGGGAAGGATGGCTCAAAGAGTCCTTGGTAGTGCTAGAAGAGTTCCAAAAGAGAATCAGCAGAAGCAAAGATGGAATATTGGAACAGCCAACAAAGCTGTTCTATGA